One window from the genome of Dermochelys coriacea isolate rDerCor1 chromosome 19, rDerCor1.pri.v4, whole genome shotgun sequence encodes:
- the KCNQ4 gene encoding potassium voltage-gated channel subfamily KQT member 4 isoform X3 encodes MIVVFGMEYIIRIWAAGCCCRYRGWQGRFRFARKPFCIIDFIVFIASLAVIAAGTQGNIFATSALRSMRFLQILRMVRMDRRGGTWKLLGSVVYAHSKELITAWYIGFLVLIFASFLVYLAEKDANAEFATYADSLWWGTASLCSLPPQITLTTIGYGDKTPNTWLGRVLAAGFALLGISFFALPAGILGSGFALKVQEQHRQKHFEKRRMPAANLIQAAWRLYSTDGSRAYLTATWCYYDSILPSFRELVLMFEHLHRVRNGGVRNSEVKRLPDGAPPPYHSFTSGQKTIAPAFCSGESNKMGIKDRIRLNNSQRQGSRGKQHLAPPMCHSPSTENVQEASSPTKVQKSWSFNDRTRFRASLRLKPRPPVEVDGLVEESTEEKGYQCDLTFEDIMPAVKTLIRAVRILKFLVAKRKFKETLRPYDVKDVIEQYSAGHLDMLGRIKSLQSRVDQIVGRGAIAVDKKTREKGEKSLEAELVDELSMMGRVVKVEKQVQSIEHKLDLLLGLYSQCLQKGSMNSFTLAAMQIPSFDPDITSDYHSPVEHEDISVSAQTLNICRSASTNMD; translated from the exons ATTTCATCGTGTTCATCGCCTCGCTGGCCGTTATCGCCGCCGGCACGCAGGGGAACATCTTCGCCACCTCGGCACTGCGGAGCATGCGCTTCCTCCAGATCCTGCGGATGGTGCGCATGGACCGCAGGGGGGGCACCTGGAAGCTGCTGGGCTCAGTGGTCTATGCCCACAGCAAG GAGCTGATCACAGCCTGGTACATCGGCTTCCTGGTGCTCATCTTCGCCTCCTTCCTCGTCTACCTGGCCGAGAAAGACGCCAACGCGGAGTTCGCCACCTACGCTGACTCGCTCTGGTGGGGCACA GCCTCTCTGTGTTCTCTCCCCCCACAGATCACGCTCACCACCATCGGCTATGGGGACAAGACCCCCAATACGTGGCTGGGCAGGGTGCTGGCGGCTGGCTTCGCGCTCCTGGGCATCTCCTTCTTCGCTCTGCCTGCC GGCATTCTGGGCTCCGGCTTTGCCCTGAAAGTCCAGGAGCAGCATCGCCAGAAACACTTTGAGAAGAGGCGGATGCCGGCAGCAAACCTGATCCAG GCTGCCTGGCGTCTGTATTCGACAGATGGGAGCCGAGCCTACCTGACCGCCACCTGGTGTTACTATGACAGCATTCTCCCATCCTTCAG AGAGCTGGTCCTTATGTTTGAGCATTTGCACCGAGTCCGCAACGGAGGAGTTAGGAATTCAGAGGTGAAAAGATTGCCTGATGGAGCCCCACCACCATATCACTCCTTCACCTCAGGCCAGAAAACCATCGCCCCTGCTTTTTGCTCTGGGGAAAG CAACAAAATGGGCATCAAGGACCGCATCCGCCTGAACAACTCGCAGAGGCAGGGCAGCCGGGGAAAGCAGCACCTGGCCCCGCCCATGTGCCACTCCCCCAGCACTGAGAACGTGCAGGAGGCCTCCAGCCCCACCAAGGTGCAGAAGAGCTGGAGCTTCAACGACCGCACCAGGTTTCGGGCATCGCTGAGGCTCAAACCTCGGCCACCAGTGGAGG TTGACGGCCTGGTGGAGGAGAGCACCGAGGAGAAGGGCTACCAGTGTGACTTGACCTTCGAGGACATCATGCCAGCTGTGAAAACGCTCATTCGGGCTGTCAG GATCCTGAAGTTCCTGGTTGCGAAGAGGAAGTTCAAGGAGACCCTGCGGCCCTACGACGTCAAGGACGTCATCGAGCAGTACTCAGCCGGCCACCTCGACATGCTGGGCCGCATCAAGAGCCTCCAGTCACG CGTGGACCAGATCGTGGGAAGGGGAGCCATTGCGGTCGATAAGAAGACCCGGGAGAAGGGAGAAAAGTCCCTGGAGGCCGAACTGGTGGACGAGCTTAGCATGATGGGCCGAGTGGTCAAAGTGGAGAAACAA GTGCAATCCATAGAGCACAAGCTGGACTTGTTACTGGGCCTCTATTCCCAGTGCCTGCAGAAAGGCTCCATGAACTCCTTTACCCTGGCCGCCATGCAGATCCCCAGCTTTGACCCGGACATCACCTCCGACTACCACAGCCCCGTAGAGCACGAGGACATCTCAGTGTCCGCGCAGACCTTAAACATCTGCAGGTCGGCCAGCACCAACATGGACTGA